The nucleotide sequence TCAAGCAGCGTTTCGGTGTGTTCGGCGCCAAGTAAGCGGTTGCCGAGACGGAAGCCCAATGCGGTTTTCGGAACATCTGAAAAAGGCGTCCCTCGTGGGCGCCTTTTTCGTTTTCGCCCTGTTCAGCCTGCAGGCTCAGGCGCTGTGTCCTGCGACGGGTCCGCTATCCCGTGTGGAGGTGGCGGCAGTCACTGATGGCGACACGCTGCGCCTGCGTGATGGGCGAAGGGTTCGCCTGATCGGTGTGAACGCCCCCGAGCTGGGAGGCAAGGGGCGCAGTGCCGAGCCTTTTGCGCAGGCTTCCAAGCGGCGCTTGCAAGCGCTGATCGACGCCAGCGATGGCCGCATTGGTCTCCTGCCAGGGCAGCAGGCCCGGGACCAGTACGGACGAGTGCTGGCGCATGCATTCGACCTTCAGGGGGCGAACCTTGAAGCCGCACTGCTAGCCGAGGGGCTGGGCTATTTCGTGGCCATTGCACCGAATACAGCATTGGCCGCTTGTCATCGTCG is from Pseudomonas saudiphocaensis and encodes:
- a CDS encoding thermonuclease family protein, whose protein sequence is MRFSEHLKKASLVGAFFVFALFSLQAQALCPATGPLSRVEVAAVTDGDTLRLRDGRRVRLIGVNAPELGGKGRSAEPFAQASKRRLQALIDASDGRIGLLPGQQARDQYGRVLAHAFDLQGANLEAALLAEGLGYFVAIAPNTALAACHRRAEQQAREASRGLWRRSPTTAAENLRRAGFAVVRAKVERLEKNRGGLWLELEGPLVLHIPQQQVSDFDHKTLNQLRGQEVEARGWVIDRKGRADLSRQARWLMKITHPSMLERLP